In Natronococcus occultus SP4, the following proteins share a genomic window:
- a CDS encoding extracellular solute-binding protein, with protein MQQRDDDDSSDRTATGRRPLLATAGASVAGLAGLAGCLGEDGDDGNGDDGGDSAVASAEPLGEAVDSEAVSWDDLGDLEGELTIYSGRTRDQIDPVFVELEEEYDGLTLNIDYDDNDVQVNQILQEGDAVAADLMYSQDPGALAELEREDAVQQLPEDVVDAVPESYREPDGYWTGVTGRVRSIQYNSERLAEETEFEDGDDLPTDIFEFAEDPRFEGIISTRPNSGTFRGFIQAMVELEGEEETREWVRAMVEDQDAQLFSGGSDQAEAVNRGGDGDPIVALGNSYYAARILNEDSGAPIRATFTENDPGCLFSVAGVGVMNDVEDPELVAEFVRHLLAAEGQEFMMDANGEYPVVEGVDYVGPLPDLEEINPPEFDLSDFDMELQEAQDLLTEEGMTV; from the coding sequence ATGCAACAGCGCGACGATGACGACAGTTCGGACCGAACCGCAACCGGTCGCCGACCGCTCCTCGCCACCGCGGGAGCCTCCGTCGCTGGACTCGCGGGACTGGCGGGGTGCCTCGGTGAGGACGGTGACGACGGAAACGGTGACGACGGCGGCGATAGCGCGGTCGCGAGCGCCGAACCCCTGGGAGAGGCGGTCGACTCCGAGGCCGTCTCCTGGGACGACCTCGGTGATCTCGAGGGTGAGCTGACGATCTACTCCGGACGAACCCGAGACCAGATCGATCCCGTCTTCGTCGAGCTCGAAGAGGAGTACGACGGACTGACGCTCAACATCGACTACGACGACAACGACGTCCAGGTCAACCAGATCCTGCAGGAGGGTGACGCGGTCGCTGCCGACCTGATGTACTCCCAGGACCCGGGTGCGCTGGCCGAACTCGAGCGCGAGGACGCCGTCCAGCAGCTTCCCGAGGACGTCGTCGACGCGGTTCCCGAGAGCTACCGCGAGCCCGACGGCTACTGGACCGGCGTTACGGGTCGCGTACGTTCGATCCAGTACAACAGCGAGCGACTCGCCGAGGAAACCGAGTTCGAGGACGGCGACGATCTGCCGACGGATATCTTCGAGTTCGCCGAGGACCCCCGTTTCGAGGGGATCATCTCGACGCGACCCAACTCCGGAACCTTCCGCGGGTTCATCCAGGCGATGGTCGAACTCGAGGGCGAAGAAGAGACCCGCGAGTGGGTCCGCGCGATGGTCGAGGATCAGGACGCACAGCTCTTCTCGGGCGGGTCGGATCAGGCGGAAGCCGTCAACAGAGGAGGTGACGGCGACCCGATCGTCGCGCTCGGAAACAGCTACTACGCTGCCCGGATCCTCAACGAGGACTCCGGCGCCCCGATCAGAGCAACGTTCACGGAGAACGACCCCGGCTGTCTGTTCAGCGTCGCGGGCGTTGGTGTGATGAACGACGTCGAAGACCCCGAACTCGTCGCGGAGTTCGTTCGTCACCTGCTGGCCGCCGAGGGCCAGGAGTTCATGATGGACGCCAACGGCGAGTACCCCGTCGTCGAGGGCGTCGACTACGTCGGCCCGCTGCCCGACCTCGAGGAGATCAACCCGCCGGAGTTCGACCTCAGCGACTTCGACATGGAGCTCCAGGAAGCTCAGGACCTCCTCACCGAGGAAGGGATGACCGTCTGA